The Candidatus Paceibacter sp. genome contains a region encoding:
- a CDS encoding IS1595 family transposase, protein MYTYNQIPSEAQIRKYIRRILFGKNIFCPECKSRRVNVQSGRYRCKDCRIRFTLLSHTWLSNLKLPLQAWWMILWSWSCAVPVKQTAALTGLSAITIRKWFDTFREHLPKETHILERIVQLDEAYFKNMTLIMAKQKGTRNLAYDVIMGTSVQRHHAGYFLFRKIKPHSKLWTDGASIYKGIDKWWPVKHSRDIHRKFQFEHTSEIEGAFGNYRTFVRRMYHHHWSINLEKYVREFCFRFSSPELFKNPKYYLTKSLKLGTTCYSDVDSGKNKKRIIVFVVYCKTVILC, encoded by the coding sequence TTTTGTTTGGGAAAAATATCTTTTGTCCGGAATGTAAATCAAGAAGGGTGAATGTCCAAAGCGGCAGATATCGCTGCAAGGACTGCCGGATCAGATTCACTCTTCTGTCGCATACCTGGCTTTCCAATTTAAAACTGCCGCTTCAAGCCTGGTGGATGATTCTCTGGTCCTGGTCGTGCGCGGTGCCGGTGAAGCAAACAGCGGCATTAACAGGGCTTTCAGCTATCACAATCCGGAAATGGTTTGATACTTTCAGGGAACATTTACCCAAAGAAACCCACATTTTAGAGCGCATAGTGCAGCTGGACGAAGCCTACTTCAAAAATATGACTCTCATTATGGCAAAGCAGAAAGGAACGAGAAATCTGGCCTATGACGTAATTATGGGCACATCAGTTCAAAGACATCATGCTGGATATTTTCTCTTCAGAAAAATTAAACCTCATTCAAAGCTCTGGACTGACGGCGCTTCTATCTACAAAGGTATTGATAAATGGTGGCCGGTTAAGCACAGCCGTGACATTCATAGAAAATTCCAATTTGAGCACACTTCGGAAATTGAAGGAGCTTTTGGAAACTACCGCACTTTTGTCCGAAGAATGTATCACCACCACTGGTCGATCAATCTGGAGAAATACGTGAGGGAATTTTGCTTCAGATTTTCCTCGCCGGAATTATTCAAAAACCCTAAATATTACTTAACAAAATCGTTAAAGCTTGGGACAACTTGTTATTCGGATGTGGATAGTGGAAAAAACAAAAAACGAATTATTGTCTTTGTCGTTTATTGCAAGACCGTTATTTTATGTTGA